From Selenomonas ruminantium AC2024, a single genomic window includes:
- a CDS encoding metal-sensing transcriptional repressor, producing the protein MEHSKQEHHEHEHTHVLADGTVVTHSHGHGHGHTHSHAHTKAVLNRMSRLIGHLESIKTMVEDGRDCSEVLIQLSAVKSAINGVSKIILKDHMEHCIVDAVRDNDQEALEQLNKAIDQFIK; encoded by the coding sequence ATGGAACATAGCAAACAGGAACACCACGAACATGAACATACCCATGTGCTGGCAGACGGCACAGTCGTAACACATTCCCACGGACATGGCCACGGTCACACCCACAGCCATGCCCATACCAAAGCGGTGTTGAACCGCATGTCCCGGCTTATTGGCCACCTGGAGTCCATCAAGACCATGGTGGAGGACGGCCGTGACTGCAGCGAGGTACTGATTCAGCTGTCGGCGGTCAAAAGCGCCATTAACGGAGTCAGCAAGATTATCCTCAAGGACCATATGGAACACTGCATTGTGGATGCCGTGCGGGATAATGATCAGGAGGCTCTCGAACAGCTGAATAAGGCGATTGATCAGTTTATCAAATAA
- the mtaB gene encoding tRNA (N(6)-L-threonylcarbamoyladenosine(37)-C(2))-methylthiotransferase MtaB has product MPKVALTTLGCKVNQFETETMEGLFKKSGYDIVPFEEKADFYVINTCSVTSLGDRKSRQIIRRAQRTNDKAIIAVCGCYSQVHPEEIKAIEGVRVVLGTKERSKIVEYVEQAAREDGILDEVGNIMEAHEFEDIPIYDMPQRTRAFLKIEDGCQNFCSYCIIPYARGPVKSRHLDKIHSEAKKLVDAGFKEIVLTGIHLGAYGKDLGGEITLADACREVLKVEGLKRLRLGSLESIELSPDLFALIREDERFCAHLHLPLQAGSDEVLKDMNRHYDTAEFGRLIEQVEREVPGVAVSTDIIVGFPGETEEQFARGLEFVEKMNFSRMHVFPYSKRSGTPAAERKDQIQETVKKERAHRMQELAARKTEEFHKSFLGKTMRVLFETNTEGITDGLTDNYIRVYTDDEVTCGEIYTVELQKLYKDGVWGTLTSH; this is encoded by the coding sequence TTGCCAAAGGTGGCACTTACGACCTTGGGCTGCAAGGTCAATCAGTTTGAAACGGAAACCATGGAAGGTCTGTTCAAGAAAAGCGGCTACGATATCGTACCCTTCGAGGAAAAGGCAGACTTTTATGTGATAAATACCTGCTCGGTGACGAGTCTGGGTGATAGAAAGTCCCGGCAGATTATCCGCCGTGCACAGCGTACCAATGATAAGGCAATCATCGCCGTATGCGGCTGCTATTCGCAGGTTCACCCCGAAGAAATCAAGGCCATTGAAGGCGTGCGCGTGGTCCTGGGCACGAAGGAACGCAGTAAGATTGTGGAATACGTGGAACAGGCGGCGCGTGAAGACGGTATATTGGACGAAGTGGGCAATATCATGGAGGCGCATGAGTTCGAGGATATTCCCATCTACGATATGCCTCAGCGCACCCGTGCATTCCTCAAGATTGAGGACGGCTGTCAGAATTTCTGCTCCTACTGCATCATTCCCTATGCCCGCGGCCCCGTGAAGTCGCGGCATTTGGATAAGATTCACAGCGAAGCCAAGAAACTCGTGGATGCCGGCTTTAAGGAAATCGTGCTGACGGGCATTCATTTGGGCGCTTATGGCAAGGATTTGGGCGGCGAGATTACGCTGGCTGATGCCTGCCGGGAAGTGCTCAAGGTGGAGGGCTTAAAGCGCCTGCGTCTGGGTTCTTTGGAGTCTATTGAACTGTCACCGGATTTATTTGCCCTTATTCGCGAGGATGAGCGTTTCTGTGCGCATCTGCATCTGCCCTTGCAGGCAGGTTCCGATGAAGTGCTCAAGGATATGAACCGCCATTACGACACGGCAGAGTTTGGCCGCCTGATTGAGCAAGTGGAGCGGGAAGTGCCGGGCGTGGCCGTGTCCACAGATATTATCGTGGGCTTTCCGGGGGAAACGGAAGAACAGTTTGCCCGGGGACTGGAATTTGTGGAGAAGATGAACTTCTCCCGCATGCATGTGTTCCCGTATTCTAAGCGCAGCGGCACGCCGGCGGCAGAGCGCAAGGACCAGATTCAGGAAACGGTGAAAAAGGAACGTGCGCACCGCATGCAGGAACTGGCGGCCCGCAAGACCGAGGAGTTCCATAAGAGCTTTTTGGGCAAGACCATGCGGGTACTCTTTGAAACCAACACCGAGGGCATAACCGATGGACTGACGGATAACTATATCCGCGTTTATACGGATGATGAAGTGACTTGCGGGGAAATTTATACCGTTGAGCTGCAGAAGTTGTATAAAGATGGTGTTTGGGGGACGTTGACATCGCATTAA
- the prmA gene encoding 50S ribosomal protein L11 methyltransferase: protein MQWAEVSIQTTHEATDVVAEIYHDLGASGVVIEDPELLNDYIDAGQWDFSGIERAEDTSIVTVKAYLPVDEDLDDKLRTFELRIKDFKSMTDDDMEKGPCTISWNTVRDEDWADNWKAYFHPEKVGGMLVIKPTWEDYEASPDDIVIELDPGSAFGTGTHPTTAMCLRELETLVKGGMRIFDVGTGSGVLSIAAAKLGATDVTAMDYDKVAVDVAAENIRQNGVEDVVKTGVSDILKSFDGKADLIVANIIADIIIMLFDELDEHLAEGGRLLASGIISERLADVTEACLAHGFVVDKVTEEKGWVAMTISRGENK from the coding sequence ATGCAGTGGGCGGAAGTCAGTATTCAGACTACCCATGAGGCCACGGATGTGGTGGCAGAAATTTATCATGACCTGGGCGCATCCGGTGTGGTTATTGAAGACCCGGAGCTTTTGAACGATTATATCGATGCGGGCCAGTGGGATTTTTCCGGCATTGAGCGGGCGGAAGACACCAGTATCGTGACGGTAAAGGCTTATCTGCCTGTGGACGAGGATTTGGATGACAAGCTGCGCACCTTTGAACTGCGGATTAAGGACTTCAAATCCATGACGGATGATGATATGGAAAAGGGCCCCTGCACGATTTCCTGGAATACCGTCCGTGATGAGGATTGGGCGGATAATTGGAAGGCTTATTTCCATCCGGAAAAGGTGGGCGGTATGCTGGTCATTAAGCCGACCTGGGAAGATTACGAAGCCAGCCCTGACGATATCGTGATTGAGCTTGACCCCGGTTCGGCTTTTGGTACCGGCACTCATCCGACTACGGCAATGTGCCTGCGGGAATTGGAAACGCTTGTCAAGGGCGGCATGCGGATTTTTGATGTGGGTACGGGTTCCGGCGTGCTCTCGATTGCCGCCGCTAAACTTGGCGCCACGGATGTTACCGCGATGGACTACGACAAGGTAGCCGTGGATGTAGCGGCGGAAAATATCCGTCAGAACGGCGTGGAAGATGTGGTCAAGACTGGCGTCAGCGATATCTTGAAATCCTTTGACGGCAAGGCGGACTTAATCGTGGCCAACATTATCGCCGATATCATCATCATGCTCTTTGATGAACTCGATGAACATTTGGCCGAAGGCGGCCGCCTGCTGGCATCGGGCATTATCTCCGAGCGTCTGGCCGATGTGACGGAAGCCTGCCTGGCCCATGGCTTTGTCGTGGATAAGGTGACGGAAGAAAAAGGCTGGGTGGCCATGACCATCAGCCGGGGAGAAAATAAATGA
- a CDS encoding type II toxin-antitoxin system death-on-curing family toxin, with product MKILTKEQILAIHQRCIEETGGSFGFRDEGMFDSALAQPYQSFSGSELYPTVEQKAARLCYGLVMNHAFIDGNKRIGTMTMLVFLAINDIELEYTQKELSDEILALASGDIGYEELLDWVKAHSNLTDVQQD from the coding sequence ATGAAAATATTAACCAAAGAACAAATTCTGGCTATCCATCAGCGTTGCATCGAAGAAACAGGCGGTTCCTTTGGCTTTAGGGATGAAGGAATGTTTGATTCAGCCTTGGCTCAACCTTATCAAAGTTTCAGCGGTTCAGAACTCTATCCAACTGTTGAGCAGAAAGCGGCAAGGCTTTGCTATGGTTTGGTGATGAACCATGCTTTCATAGACGGCAACAAGCGCATAGGAACGATGACGATGCTAGTTTTTCTGGCAATCAACGATATTGAGCTGGAATACACGCAAAAGGAGCTGTCTGACGAGATTCTTGCGCTTGCTTCTGGAGATATAGGATACGAGGAACTGTTGGATTGGGTAAAGGCACACAGCAATCTTACTGATGTACAGCAGGATTAG
- the ileS gene encoding isoleucine--tRNA ligase: protein MYSKVDTNLNFVDREKEVLDFWKKNNIAQKAIDQREGCDTFTFYDGPPTANGKPHIGHVLTRVIKDMLPRYQSMKGKKVLRKAGWDTHGLPVELEVEKLVGINGKEQIEEYGIEPFIKKCRESVWKYKGMWEEFSDVVGFWADMEHPYITYENDFIESEWWALKEIWKKGLLYKGHKVVPYCPRCGTPLSSHEVAQGYKDVKERSAMVKFKVKDEDAYFLAWTTTPWTLPSNLGLCVNPEVDYVKIKVDGTVYYMAEALVDTVFEGVEGEREVLEKYKGKDLEYREYEPLYDYAVGKLKKKAFFVVCDDYVTTSDGTGIVHIAPAFGEDDNRVCRKYDMPFVQFVNNKGEMTEETDWAGVFVKDADPLIIDDLKKSGKLFKAPKFEHSYPHCWRCDTPLIYYARETWFIKMTDVKDKLIANNNKVNWIPKSIGEGRFGDWLEHVQDWGLSRNRYWGTPLPVWECECGHQHTIGSIAELKEMSDNCPDDIELHRPYIDAVTIKCPECGKEMHRVPEVIDCWFDSGSMPFAQWHYPFENKDIFEKRFPADFISEAVDQTRGWFYSLIAISTLLFDEAPYKNVIVLGHVQDKDGRKMSKSKGNAVDPMQALGQHGADAIRWYFYENSAPWLPNRFHDDAVQEGQRKFMGTLWNTYAFFVLYANIDNFDATKYTLDYDKLPVMDKWVLSRLNTMVKEVDSDLANYKVTEAAKALQAFTDELSNWYVRRSRARFWAKGMEQDKINAYMTLWTALVTTAKAAAPLVPFITESIYRNLVCSIDKNAPESVHLADYPVVNEAWIDEELEKNMELVLEIVVLGRASRNETNIKNRQPVAHMYVNAERELSDFFKEIVEDELNVKEVVFKDDMEEYLTYSFKPNFRVLGPKVGKQIGAVKAALEKLNGHKAKAELDATGKLVVALPDGEVTLTTEDVEVSMAQTEGFNCQRYNGVTIALDTTLTEELLEEGFVREIISKVQTMRKENGFEVTDHIKVSLSGNEKLQAIVAKNEDYLKEITLADEVNYGKLSGTEKEWNINGENIIIAVE from the coding sequence TTGTACAGCAAGGTTGACACCAATTTGAACTTCGTGGACAGAGAAAAGGAAGTTCTGGATTTCTGGAAGAAAAATAACATCGCGCAGAAGGCGATTGACCAGCGTGAAGGCTGCGATACCTTTACGTTCTATGATGGCCCGCCGACGGCTAACGGCAAGCCGCATATCGGTCATGTGCTGACGCGCGTTATCAAGGATATGCTGCCGCGCTACCAGTCCATGAAGGGCAAGAAGGTTCTTAGAAAGGCTGGCTGGGATACGCACGGTCTGCCGGTAGAGCTCGAAGTCGAAAAGCTCGTGGGCATCAACGGCAAGGAACAGATTGAAGAATACGGCATCGAGCCATTCATCAAGAAGTGCCGTGAATCCGTTTGGAAGTACAAGGGCATGTGGGAAGAATTCTCCGATGTCGTTGGCTTCTGGGCTGATATGGAACATCCCTACATCACCTACGAAAATGACTTCATTGAATCCGAATGGTGGGCACTTAAGGAAATCTGGAAGAAGGGCCTGCTCTACAAGGGCCATAAGGTCGTTCCTTACTGCCCGCGCTGCGGCACCCCGCTGTCTTCCCACGAAGTAGCTCAGGGCTATAAGGACGTCAAAGAGCGTTCTGCCATGGTTAAGTTCAAGGTAAAAGACGAAGATGCTTACTTCCTCGCCTGGACGACGACTCCCTGGACGCTGCCTTCCAACCTCGGCCTCTGCGTGAACCCGGAAGTGGATTACGTGAAAATCAAGGTTGACGGCACGGTTTACTACATGGCCGAAGCCCTCGTGGATACGGTCTTTGAAGGTGTCGAAGGCGAACGCGAAGTCCTCGAAAAGTACAAGGGCAAGGACCTCGAATACCGCGAATATGAACCCCTCTATGACTATGCTGTCGGCAAGCTCAAGAAAAAGGCCTTCTTCGTGGTCTGCGATGACTATGTTACGACTTCCGATGGTACGGGTATCGTTCATATCGCCCCGGCATTTGGTGAGGACGATAACCGCGTCTGCCGCAAGTACGATATGCCGTTCGTCCAGTTCGTCAACAACAAGGGCGAAATGACGGAAGAAACCGACTGGGCTGGCGTATTCGTCAAGGATGCTGACCCATTGATTATCGACGACCTCAAAAAGAGCGGCAAGCTCTTCAAGGCACCGAAGTTCGAGCACAGCTATCCGCACTGCTGGCGCTGCGACACGCCGCTGATCTACTATGCGCGTGAAACCTGGTTCATCAAGATGACGGATGTCAAAGACAAGCTGATTGCCAACAACAACAAGGTCAACTGGATTCCGAAATCCATCGGCGAAGGCCGTTTCGGTGACTGGCTCGAACATGTGCAGGATTGGGGCCTGTCCCGTAACCGTTACTGGGGCACGCCGCTGCCGGTTTGGGAATGCGAATGCGGCCATCAGCACACAATTGGCTCCATTGCCGAACTCAAGGAAATGAGCGACAACTGCCCGGACGATATCGAACTGCACCGTCCGTACATCGATGCCGTGACCATCAAATGCCCGGAATGCGGTAAGGAAATGCATCGTGTACCGGAAGTTATCGACTGCTGGTTCGACTCCGGTTCCATGCCGTTTGCCCAGTGGCATTATCCGTTTGAGAACAAGGACATCTTCGAGAAGCGCTTCCCGGCAGACTTCATCTCCGAAGCCGTTGACCAGACCCGTGGCTGGTTCTACTCGCTGATTGCCATCTCCACGCTGCTCTTTGATGAAGCACCGTACAAGAACGTCATCGTGCTCGGTCATGTACAGGATAAGGACGGCCGCAAGATGAGTAAGTCCAAGGGCAACGCTGTTGACCCCATGCAGGCACTCGGTCAGCATGGCGCAGACGCTATCCGCTGGTACTTCTACGAAAACAGCGCTCCGTGGCTGCCGAACCGCTTCCATGATGATGCAGTGCAGGAAGGTCAGCGCAAGTTCATGGGCACGCTCTGGAATACCTATGCGTTCTTCGTGCTCTACGCCAACATCGACAACTTCGATGCCACGAAGTACACGCTCGATTACGATAAGCTGCCGGTCATGGATAAGTGGGTGCTGAGCCGCCTCAATACCATGGTCAAGGAAGTGGACAGTGACCTTGCAAATTACAAGGTTACGGAAGCAGCCAAGGCACTGCAGGCCTTCACGGACGAACTGTCCAACTGGTATGTGCGCCGCAGCCGTGCCCGTTTCTGGGCCAAGGGCATGGAGCAGGATAAGATCAATGCTTACATGACCCTTTGGACGGCACTCGTTACCACGGCCAAAGCTGCCGCTCCGCTGGTTCCGTTCATCACCGAATCCATCTACCGCAACCTCGTTTGCAGCATTGATAAAAATGCGCCGGAATCTGTTCATCTGGCTGATTATCCGGTGGTCAACGAGGCCTGGATTGATGAAGAGCTCGAAAAGAACATGGAACTCGTGCTCGAAATCGTTGTTCTGGGCCGTGCATCCCGCAACGAAACCAACATCAAGAACCGCCAGCCGGTTGCCCATATGTATGTGAATGCAGAACGCGAACTCTCCGACTTCTTCAAGGAAATTGTCGAAGACGAACTCAACGTCAAGGAAGTTGTGTTCAAGGACGATATGGAAGAATATCTGACCTACAGCTTCAAGCCAAACTTCCGTGTGCTTGGCCCGAAGGTCGGCAAGCAGATTGGTGCCGTCAAGGCCGCTCTGGAAAAACTCAACGGGCATAAGGCCAAGGCTGAACTCGATGCCACGGGCAAACTCGTCGTGGCTCTGCCGGATGGCGAAGTGACGCTCACGACCGAAGATGTGGAAGTTTCCATGGCGCAGACCGAAGGCTTTAACTGCCAGCGTTACAACGGCGTGACCATTGCGCTCGACACCACGCTGACGGAAGAACTCTTAGAAGAAGGTTTCGTTCGCGAAATCATCAGCAAGGTACAGACCATGCGTAAGGAAAATGGCTTTGAGGTCACCGACCATATCAAAGTCAGCCTGTCCGGCAATGAAAAACTGCAGGCCATTGTGGCGAAGAATGAGGACTATCTCAAAGAAATTACTCTCGCTGACGAAGTAAATTATGGAAAACTTTCCGGCACCGAGAAGGAATGGAACATCAACGGCGAGAATATTATAATTGCGGTAGAATAA
- the fliB gene encoding flagellin lysine-N-methylase, translating to MLSTTIYPDFYEAFCCKADKCQHTCCAGWEIDIDAATAAKYQQLEGALGEKIRQNIVENDGVWQFRLGTEERCPFLCKDGLCELIRRADESILCDICTNHPRFFVTVGDYELAGVGLSCEKSCELLLADTAPLSFRTENGEKLSLHELLQCLALPASDEDLCYQAGMTAEDADFVLACMQKTEPIDAAWTAQMEQLRAAPFVAGGEVPQVFDRIYQYILYRALEHVPQYGWGTVLSYAQMNADFIYLTCQLTGQLDESIRRWSEQIEYSTENVKILLESLA from the coding sequence TTGCTTTCAACAACAATATATCCTGATTTTTATGAGGCTTTCTGCTGCAAGGCCGATAAATGTCAGCATACCTGCTGTGCTGGCTGGGAAATTGATATTGATGCGGCAACGGCGGCAAAATATCAGCAGCTTGAGGGCGCGCTTGGCGAGAAAATCCGGCAAAATATCGTTGAGAATGATGGCGTCTGGCAGTTTCGTCTGGGGACGGAGGAGCGCTGTCCGTTCCTGTGCAAGGATGGACTCTGTGAACTTATCCGCAGGGCTGATGAGTCCATCCTTTGTGATATTTGCACGAATCATCCGCGATTCTTTGTGACGGTGGGCGATTATGAGCTGGCTGGTGTGGGACTTAGCTGTGAAAAAAGCTGTGAATTATTATTGGCAGATACTGCGCCACTGAGTTTTCGGACAGAAAACGGCGAGAAACTGTCGCTGCATGAATTATTGCAATGCCTGGCACTGCCGGCAAGTGATGAGGATTTATGTTATCAGGCAGGTATGACGGCCGAGGATGCAGATTTTGTGCTGGCCTGCATGCAAAAGACCGAGCCGATTGATGCGGCATGGACGGCACAGATGGAGCAGTTGCGCGCTGCACCGTTTGTGGCTGGTGGTGAAGTTCCGCAGGTTTTTGACCGTATCTATCAATATATTCTGTATCGTGCGCTGGAGCATGTACCGCAGTACGGCTGGGGGACGGTGCTTTCCTATGCACAGATGAACGCCGATTTTATCTATTTGACATGTCAATTGACCGGTCAACTTGACGAGTCAATACGCCGTTGGTCTGAGCAGATTGAGTATAGCACGGAAAATGTCAAAATCCTTTTGGAGTCGCTGGCTTGA
- a CDS encoding Hpt domain-containing protein → MEQLDIKQVFSDAGVDYNKGLERFMGNVALYHKFLLKFLGDGSFAHFKESFAAGNLETAGKHVHTLKGTAGNLSLMRLFAAADEMVQAVRAGKNCDELEPLAVQVEKVYEETCNAIRSALSE, encoded by the coding sequence ATGGAGCAGTTGGACATCAAACAGGTCTTCAGTGATGCAGGTGTTGATTACAATAAAGGATTGGAACGCTTTATGGGAAACGTGGCCTTGTACCACAAATTTTTGCTGAAATTCTTAGGGGATGGATCCTTTGCCCACTTCAAGGAAAGTTTTGCCGCAGGCAATCTGGAAACAGCGGGCAAGCATGTCCATACCTTAAAAGGGACGGCAGGAAATCTCAGCCTCATGCGGCTTTTTGCTGCGGCTGATGAAATGGTGCAGGCTGTTCGGGCTGGTAAGAACTGTGATGAACTAGAGCCTTTGGCCGTGCAGGTGGAAAAAGTTTATGAGGAAACCTGCAATGCCATTCGCTCAGCTTTGAGCGAATGA
- a CDS encoding type II toxin-antitoxin system Phd/YefM family antitoxin, translating into MTMMVNTANMVSMTEANQNFSKIAHMVDASGSVVIMKNNAPKYVLIEYKQVEEEAVASDEEVMAVTERLMHKNMEALKVLAK; encoded by the coding sequence ATGACGATGATGGTTAATACTGCAAACATGGTCTCGATGACCGAAGCTAACCAGAATTTTTCCAAGATTGCCCACATGGTAGATGCCAGTGGCTCTGTCGTGATCATGAAAAACAACGCCCCTAAGTATGTCCTGATTGAATATAAGCAGGTGGAAGAAGAAGCTGTCGCCTCTGATGAAGAGGTCATGGCTGTAACGGAGCGCCTGATGCATAAGAACATGGAAGCACTGAAGGTGCTTGCTAAATGA
- the rfbD gene encoding dTDP-4-dehydrorhamnose reductase, with protein MKVLVTGVTGQLGHDCVNEFKCRGVEVQGVSSKDFSLTDGAAVEKYIKEYAPDVVLHGAAYTAVDKAEDEQEKCMAVNAEGTRHIAKACAEIGAKMIYISTDYVFPGDGEEPYEPADSKGPQNVYGKSKLLGEQAVQELLQKYFIVRISWVFGINGKNFIRTMLNLAKTHKELTVVGDQIGSPTYTRDLAVLLADMAATEKYGVYHATNEGFCSWAEFAAEVFRQAGRDVTVTPVDSSAYPTKAVRPKNSRMSKAALVEAGFKPLPRWQDAVGRYLIELQSEAANLA; from the coding sequence ATGAAGGTTTTGGTCACAGGGGTGACTGGTCAGTTAGGGCATGATTGTGTCAATGAGTTCAAGTGCCGTGGCGTTGAGGTGCAGGGGGTGTCGAGCAAGGATTTTTCTCTGACCGATGGTGCGGCTGTGGAAAAATATATCAAGGAATATGCGCCGGATGTGGTGCTGCATGGTGCGGCTTATACGGCGGTGGATAAGGCGGAAGATGAACAGGAAAAGTGTATGGCGGTCAATGCCGAAGGCACGCGGCATATTGCGAAGGCTTGTGCTGAAATCGGTGCCAAGATGATTTATATCAGCACGGATTATGTCTTTCCCGGGGATGGGGAAGAACCTTATGAACCTGCTGACAGCAAGGGGCCGCAGAATGTTTACGGCAAGTCGAAGTTGCTCGGCGAACAGGCTGTGCAGGAACTCTTGCAGAAATATTTTATCGTCCGCATTTCTTGGGTGTTCGGTATTAACGGCAAGAATTTTATCCGCACGATGCTGAACCTTGCTAAGACCCACAAGGAACTCACCGTGGTCGGCGACCAGATTGGTTCGCCCACATACACGCGGGATTTGGCGGTGCTGCTGGCTGATATGGCAGCTACGGAAAAATACGGTGTCTATCATGCGACCAATGAAGGTTTTTGCTCCTGGGCTGAGTTTGCCGCAGAAGTTTTCCGTCAGGCGGGCAGGGACGTTACAGTTACGCCGGTGGATTCTTCGGCTTATCCGACCAAGGCCGTGCGGCCGAAAAATTCCCGCATGAGCAAGGCGGCGCTGGTCGAAGCTGGCTTTAAGCCATTGCCGCGCTGGCAGGATGCCGTGGGCAGATACCTTATCGAATTGCAGAGTGAAGCTGCCAATTTGGCATAA
- a CDS encoding 16S rRNA (uracil(1498)-N(3))-methyltransferase — translation MRRLFYKGLLADTIEITGSDAHHLMHVMRAKAGQEVTVVDDEGSVARMEMTAFREDAVTLVLKERLAANTESPLELVLAQCLLKADKMDYVVQKAVELGVTEIVPVKSHNCVVRYDAKKAAARQQRWQKIAEEAAKQCGRTALTEVSAIVDMSTLLQNFSGEDTEIVFCYENEEDYTVKSCLQGAKGKRLVLLIGPEGGFTLDEAQAVQEAGGKAVTLGPRILRAETAAIAAVTIAQYENGDLGGR, via the coding sequence ATGAGACGGCTGTTTTACAAAGGGCTGCTTGCCGACACCATCGAGATAACTGGCAGTGATGCCCATCACCTCATGCATGTGATGCGGGCTAAGGCCGGGCAGGAAGTCACGGTGGTAGATGATGAAGGCAGTGTAGCACGCATGGAAATGACCGCCTTTCGGGAAGATGCGGTGACGCTGGTCTTGAAAGAACGCCTCGCGGCCAATACCGAATCTCCTTTGGAACTGGTGCTTGCACAGTGCCTCTTAAAGGCTGACAAGATGGACTATGTGGTGCAGAAGGCGGTAGAGCTTGGCGTAACGGAAATCGTCCCCGTCAAAAGCCATAACTGCGTGGTGCGCTATGATGCGAAAAAAGCGGCGGCTCGTCAGCAGCGCTGGCAGAAGATTGCCGAAGAAGCAGCTAAGCAGTGTGGCCGCACGGCTTTGACCGAGGTTTCTGCCATTGTTGACATGTCAACTTTGCTCCAGAATTTTAGCGGCGAAGATACGGAAATTGTCTTTTGTTACGAAAATGAAGAGGATTATACGGTAAAATCATGCTTGCAGGGAGCCAAAGGCAAGCGGCTGGTATTGCTTATCGGCCCTGAAGGCGGTTTTACGCTCGATGAGGCGCAAGCGGTGCAGGAAGCAGGCGGTAAGGCGGTGACTTTAGGCCCCAGAATCCTGCGGGCGGAAACCGCAGCTATTGCCGCAGTAACAATAGCGCAGTATGAAAATGGAGACTTGGGTGGTCGCTGA